The following coding sequences are from one Loxodonta africana isolate mLoxAfr1 chromosome 18, mLoxAfr1.hap2, whole genome shotgun sequence window:
- the FBF1 gene encoding fas-binding factor 1 isoform X8, with translation MEEKMNNHAAKARKGLKGSIDDVLGDLLGDDMALPETPVKLAPRARDTAGRPQVLPSRARTKSLPEDDFLSTMAGLAGADGEVSDISDADPQALLQGMKDMDDMDADLLGLKKSKPASSKTAAKGSGKEEKKKEELPVIPKPAGNEKGDAARTRKPAPSPGSFKHQSRNFSFEDVEDPLAGLLSDDEEGTAKQPPVTESKTASDKSPSTIRDQGPSIPLTPGDTPIRKKGELMFDDGDDIMATLGFGDSPEAERGQTGDQEGPRPARTKLDELLGRGTAAKLLARPGTGEHREIKPDRSYQRLQDKEDTWGIEDFTFGAYQPTVGSLEGRHSRRQSVSRFLPESSTDLKGDLGSRQSTPAVSSPIHPRKGGADWLGLKDDDFDLLPPSPTREAQRGGSALSTPSVPPPASQHSAPSRHSAPAGLPVLGAKPPAEGAASPSKASRASKLGTSEEREEEDWLSHALSRKKSQGLVREEQAGASRGSQPAGTQRPEQAAPEGTSGTTAQEVPPAGPDESRPPVTWKPATTAPSAGDPKREPAPGELSSTEPAVCFPSSQEPPGFSVPVQSLHPDPLPRSQMPGATCQRQVLAAQAPLQAELLQSQAQLAELEAQVRKLELERTQHTLLLDSLQQRHQADLELIESAHRSHVKVLETSYQQREERLRRENEELVARYLSHCQEAELARTELVAQHQRRLAAAAQEKDQEMERLRELQGASILEMRKDHEEQLQHLKLLKDREIDAVTSATSHTRSLNGVIEQMEKFSSSLNELSSRVEASHLTTSQEWELGVRQRDEQLRALQERLGRQQRDMEEERGRLQEVIAKMEARLGEQSRLLEQERWRVSAEQSKAESAQRSLEEQRKVLVQQTAMEREELERAKSALLEEQKSVMHKCGEERRRLATEWAEFFAQQKLSKERAEREAERALQADTQREGTLVSLAKMQHLPLGKEAQNGMRV, from the exons atggaagaaaagatgaacaATCAC gCAGCAAAAGCCAGGAAGGGATTAAAAG GCTCCATTGATGATGTCCTGGGTGACCTCTTAGGGGATGACA tGGCCCTACCTGAGACGCCTGTAAAACTAGCTCCACGTGCCAGAGACACCGCAGGCAGGCCTCAGGTGCTCCCTTCAAGGGCTAGAACGAA GTCCCTTCCAGAAGATGATTTCCTCAGCACCATGGCAGGCCTGGCAGGAGCTGATGGTGAG GTTTCAGACATCTCGGATGCAGACCCGCAGGCTTTGCTCCAGGGCATGAAG GACATGGACGACATGGACGCCGACCTCTTGGGTCTGAAGAAGTCTAAACCAGCCTCTAGCAAAACAGCTGCAAAGGGttctggaaaagaagaaaaaaaaaaggaagagctgCCTGTTATTCCCAAGCCTGCTGGCAACGAGAAAG GAGATGCCGCTCGCACCAGGAAGCCAGCTCCCTCCCCCGGCAGCTTTAAGCATCAGTCCAGGAACTTTTCCTTTGAAG ATGTGGAAGACCCATTGGCAGGACTTCTCTCAGATGACGAGGAAGGAACTGCCAAGCAGCCGCCCGTGACAGAGAGTAAAACAGCTTCTGACAAGAGCCCCAGCACCATCAGGGACCAAG GTCCCTCTATTCCTCTAACTCCTGGTGACACCCCCATCCGAAAGAAAGGAGAACTGATGTTTGATGATGGGGACGACATCATGGCTACCCTGGGGTTTGGAGACAGCCCCGAAGCAGAGAGGGGGCAGACGGGAGACCA GGAAGGGCCCCGCCCCGCTCGTACCAAGCTAGATGAGCTGCTGGGTCGAGGCACTGCCGCCAAACTCCTGGCGCGCCCGGGCACCGGCGAGCACAGAGAGATCAAGCCGGACAGGAGTTACCAGAGGTTGCAGG ACAAAGAAGATACCTGGGGCATTGAAGACTTCACCTTTGGGGCCTATCAGCCCACCGTGGGCTCCTTAGAGGGCCGGCACTCCCGCCGGCAGTCGGTCAG TAGGTTCTTACCAGAAAGCAGCACAGACCTCAAGGGAGACCTGGGCTCCAGACAGAGCACTCCAGCCGTGTCCAGCCCCATCCACCCCAGAAAGGGAGGTGCCGACTGGTTGGGCCTTAAGGATGATGACTTTGACCTGCTCCCACCCTCTCCCACCAGAGAGGCCCAGAGGGGCGGCTCAGCACTTTCCACGCCCTCAGTGCCCCCTCCTGCCAGCCAGCACTCGGCCCCCAGCCGACACTCAGCCCCGGCTGGTCTGCCTGTCTTAGGGGCAAAGCCTCCTGCTGAGGGTGCAGCTTCCCCTTCCAAAGCCAGCCGGGCCTCCAAGCTGGGAACatcagaggagagagaggaggaggactGGCTGAGCCATGCCTTGTCTCGGAAGAAGTCCCAGGGCCTGGTCAGAGAGGAGCAGGCTGGGGCCTCCAGGGGCAG CCAACCTGCTGGCACCCAAAGGCCTGAGCAAGCAGCTCCTGAAGGGACCTCAGGAACAACAGCGCAGGAAGTGCCACCCGCTGGGCCTGACGAGTCCAG GCCTCCTGTGACTTGGAAGCCAGCCACTACGGCTCCCTCTGCAGGCGATCCAAAGAGAGAACCAGCCCCTGGAGAGCTGTCCAGCACCG AACCTGCCGTTTGTTTCCCAAGCTCCCAGGAACccccagggttttcagtgcctgtaCAG TCCCTGCACCCTGACCCCCTGCCAAGGAGCCAGATGCCTGGCGCGACGTGCCAGAGGCAGGTCCTAGCGGCACAGGCACCGCTTCAGGCAGAGCTGCTGCAGAGTCAGGCCCAGCTGGCTGAGCTGGAGGCCCAG GTGCGGAAGCTGGAGCTGGAGCGGACCCAGCACACGCTGCTGCTGGACAGCCTGCAGCAGCGACACCAGGCCGACCTGGAGCTCATCGAGAGTGCACACAG AAGCCACGTTAAGGTGCTCGAAACGTCATACCAGCAACGGGAAGAGCGGCTCCGGAGGGAGAATGAGGAGCTGGTGGCTCGATACCTGTCTCACTGCCAGGAAGCTGAGCTGGCCCGCACTGAACTGGTCGCCCAGCATCAGCGGCGCTTAGCAGCTGCGGCACAGGAGAAGGACCAGGAGATGGAGCGGCTGAGGGAGCTGCAGGG GGCATCCATCCTGGAGATGCGCAAGGACCATGAAGAGCAGCTGCAGCATCTGAAGCTGCTGAAGGACCGTGAGATTGATGCCGTCACGAGCGCCACCTCCCACACGCG GTCCCTGAATGGCGTCATCGAGCAGATGGAGAAGTTCTCCAGCAGCCTGAACGAGCTGTCCTCCCGCGTGGAGGCCTCGCACCTCACCACCTCCCAGGAGTGGGAGCTGGGGGTCCGGCAGCGTGATGAGCAGCTCCGAG CCCTGCAGGAGAGGCTGGGCCGGCAGCAGCGGGACATGGAGGAGGAACGGGGTCGGCTGCAGGAGGTCATCGCAAAGATGGAGGCACGCCTGGGTGAGCAGAGCCGGCTCCTGGAGCAG GAGCGATGGCGTGTGAGTGCCGAGCAGTCCAAGGCTGAGTCTGCGCAGCGCTCCCTGGAGGAGCAGAGGAAGGTCCTGGTGCAGCAGACAGCCATGGAGAGGGAGGAGCTGGAGCGAGCCAAG AGCGCCCTGCTGGAGGAGCAGAAGTCTGTCATGCACAAGTGTGGGGAGGAGCGGCGGCGCCTGGCCACCGAGTGGGCCGAGTTCTTCGCGCAGCAGAAGCTGAGTAAGGAGCGGGCAGAGCGCGAGGCTGAGCGGGCGCTGCAGGCGGACACCCAGCGGGAGGGCACCCTCGTCAGCCTGGCCAAG ATGCAGCACCTCCCACTTGGGAAAGAAGCACAGAATGGGATGAGAGTATAG
- the FBF1 gene encoding fas-binding factor 1 isoform X5: protein MALPETPVKLAPRARDTAGRPQVLPSRARTKSLPEDDFLSTMAGLAGADGEVSDISDADPQALLQGMKDMDDMDADLLGLKKSKPASSKTAAKGSGKEEKKKEELPVIPKPAGNEKGDAARTRKPAPSPGSFKHQSRNFSFEDVEDPLAGLLSDDEEGTAKQPPVTESKTASDKSPSTIRDQGPSIPLTPGDTPIRKKGELMFDDGDDIMATLGFGDSPEAERGQTGDQEGPRPARTKLDELLGRGTAAKLLARPGTGEHREIKPDRSYQRLQDKEDTWGIEDFTFGAYQPTVGSLEGRHSRRQSVSRFLPESSTDLKGDLGSRQSTPAVSSPIHPRKGGADWLGLKDDDFDLLPPSPTREAQRGGSALSTPSVPPPASQHSAPSRHSAPAGLPVLGAKPPAEGAASPSKASRASKLGTSEEREEEDWLSHALSRKKSQGLVREEQAGASRGSQPAGTQRPEQAAPEGTSGTTAQEVPPAGPDESRPPVTWKPATTAPSAGDPKREPAPGELSSTEPAVCFPSSQEPPGFSVPVQSLHPDPLPRSQMPGATCQRQVLAAQAPLQAELLQSQAQLAELEAQVRKLELERTQHTLLLDSLQQRHQADLELIESAHRSHVKVLETSYQQREERLRRENEELVARYLSHCQEAELARTELVAQHQRRLAAAAQEKDQEMERLRELQGASILEMRKDHEEQLQHLKLLKDREIDAVTSATSHTRSLNGVIEQMEKFSSSLNELSSRVEASHLTTSQEWELGVRQRDEQLRALQERLGRQQRDMEEERGRLQEVIAKMEARLGEQSRLLEQERWRVSAEQSKAESAQRSLEEQRKVLVQQTAMEREELERAKSALLEEQKSVMHKCGEERRRLATEWAEFFAQQKLSKERAEREAERALQADTQREGTLVSLAKEQAELKIRASELRAKEDQLAAEREALERERQELQLEKERVNAAALRVRLRAGEVEAMSKVASEKYEAGERALLEAHQVQSEHQARLRQVQQQQEQLRQQEQHVHQEHLSLAQQRLQLDRELDRIQQDLPSGLVGLLSRLQGPAAPSLSAVGTLATTSPPCSQPLASLGPSHLHAKLVLLRHTAEQDRDFLENEQFFLETLKKAPYNMTSHSA, encoded by the exons A tGGCCCTACCTGAGACGCCTGTAAAACTAGCTCCACGTGCCAGAGACACCGCAGGCAGGCCTCAGGTGCTCCCTTCAAGGGCTAGAACGAA GTCCCTTCCAGAAGATGATTTCCTCAGCACCATGGCAGGCCTGGCAGGAGCTGATGGTGAG GTTTCAGACATCTCGGATGCAGACCCGCAGGCTTTGCTCCAGGGCATGAAG GACATGGACGACATGGACGCCGACCTCTTGGGTCTGAAGAAGTCTAAACCAGCCTCTAGCAAAACAGCTGCAAAGGGttctggaaaagaagaaaaaaaaaaggaagagctgCCTGTTATTCCCAAGCCTGCTGGCAACGAGAAAG GAGATGCCGCTCGCACCAGGAAGCCAGCTCCCTCCCCCGGCAGCTTTAAGCATCAGTCCAGGAACTTTTCCTTTGAAG ATGTGGAAGACCCATTGGCAGGACTTCTCTCAGATGACGAGGAAGGAACTGCCAAGCAGCCGCCCGTGACAGAGAGTAAAACAGCTTCTGACAAGAGCCCCAGCACCATCAGGGACCAAG GTCCCTCTATTCCTCTAACTCCTGGTGACACCCCCATCCGAAAGAAAGGAGAACTGATGTTTGATGATGGGGACGACATCATGGCTACCCTGGGGTTTGGAGACAGCCCCGAAGCAGAGAGGGGGCAGACGGGAGACCA GGAAGGGCCCCGCCCCGCTCGTACCAAGCTAGATGAGCTGCTGGGTCGAGGCACTGCCGCCAAACTCCTGGCGCGCCCGGGCACCGGCGAGCACAGAGAGATCAAGCCGGACAGGAGTTACCAGAGGTTGCAGG ACAAAGAAGATACCTGGGGCATTGAAGACTTCACCTTTGGGGCCTATCAGCCCACCGTGGGCTCCTTAGAGGGCCGGCACTCCCGCCGGCAGTCGGTCAG TAGGTTCTTACCAGAAAGCAGCACAGACCTCAAGGGAGACCTGGGCTCCAGACAGAGCACTCCAGCCGTGTCCAGCCCCATCCACCCCAGAAAGGGAGGTGCCGACTGGTTGGGCCTTAAGGATGATGACTTTGACCTGCTCCCACCCTCTCCCACCAGAGAGGCCCAGAGGGGCGGCTCAGCACTTTCCACGCCCTCAGTGCCCCCTCCTGCCAGCCAGCACTCGGCCCCCAGCCGACACTCAGCCCCGGCTGGTCTGCCTGTCTTAGGGGCAAAGCCTCCTGCTGAGGGTGCAGCTTCCCCTTCCAAAGCCAGCCGGGCCTCCAAGCTGGGAACatcagaggagagagaggaggaggactGGCTGAGCCATGCCTTGTCTCGGAAGAAGTCCCAGGGCCTGGTCAGAGAGGAGCAGGCTGGGGCCTCCAGGGGCAG CCAACCTGCTGGCACCCAAAGGCCTGAGCAAGCAGCTCCTGAAGGGACCTCAGGAACAACAGCGCAGGAAGTGCCACCCGCTGGGCCTGACGAGTCCAG GCCTCCTGTGACTTGGAAGCCAGCCACTACGGCTCCCTCTGCAGGCGATCCAAAGAGAGAACCAGCCCCTGGAGAGCTGTCCAGCACCG AACCTGCCGTTTGTTTCCCAAGCTCCCAGGAACccccagggttttcagtgcctgtaCAG TCCCTGCACCCTGACCCCCTGCCAAGGAGCCAGATGCCTGGCGCGACGTGCCAGAGGCAGGTCCTAGCGGCACAGGCACCGCTTCAGGCAGAGCTGCTGCAGAGTCAGGCCCAGCTGGCTGAGCTGGAGGCCCAG GTGCGGAAGCTGGAGCTGGAGCGGACCCAGCACACGCTGCTGCTGGACAGCCTGCAGCAGCGACACCAGGCCGACCTGGAGCTCATCGAGAGTGCACACAG AAGCCACGTTAAGGTGCTCGAAACGTCATACCAGCAACGGGAAGAGCGGCTCCGGAGGGAGAATGAGGAGCTGGTGGCTCGATACCTGTCTCACTGCCAGGAAGCTGAGCTGGCCCGCACTGAACTGGTCGCCCAGCATCAGCGGCGCTTAGCAGCTGCGGCACAGGAGAAGGACCAGGAGATGGAGCGGCTGAGGGAGCTGCAGGG GGCATCCATCCTGGAGATGCGCAAGGACCATGAAGAGCAGCTGCAGCATCTGAAGCTGCTGAAGGACCGTGAGATTGATGCCGTCACGAGCGCCACCTCCCACACGCG GTCCCTGAATGGCGTCATCGAGCAGATGGAGAAGTTCTCCAGCAGCCTGAACGAGCTGTCCTCCCGCGTGGAGGCCTCGCACCTCACCACCTCCCAGGAGTGGGAGCTGGGGGTCCGGCAGCGTGATGAGCAGCTCCGAG CCCTGCAGGAGAGGCTGGGCCGGCAGCAGCGGGACATGGAGGAGGAACGGGGTCGGCTGCAGGAGGTCATCGCAAAGATGGAGGCACGCCTGGGTGAGCAGAGCCGGCTCCTGGAGCAG GAGCGATGGCGTGTGAGTGCCGAGCAGTCCAAGGCTGAGTCTGCGCAGCGCTCCCTGGAGGAGCAGAGGAAGGTCCTGGTGCAGCAGACAGCCATGGAGAGGGAGGAGCTGGAGCGAGCCAAG AGCGCCCTGCTGGAGGAGCAGAAGTCTGTCATGCACAAGTGTGGGGAGGAGCGGCGGCGCCTGGCCACCGAGTGGGCCGAGTTCTTCGCGCAGCAGAAGCTGAGTAAGGAGCGGGCAGAGCGCGAGGCTGAGCGGGCGCTGCAGGCGGACACCCAGCGGGAGGGCACCCTCGTCAGCCTGGCCAAG GAGCAGGCGGAGCTGAAGATCCGGGCCAGTGAGCTCCGGGCCAAGGAGGACCAGCTGGCAGCCGAGAGGGAGGCACTGGAGCGAGAGCGGCAGGAGCTGCAGCTGGAGAAGGAGCGAGTCAACGCGGCCGCCTTGCGTGTCCGGCTCCGCGCTGGGGAGGTGGAGGCCATGAGCAAG GTGGCCTCGGAAAAGTATGAGGCTGGGGAGCGGGCACTGCTCGAGGCCCACCAGGTACAGTCGGAGCACCAGGCACGGCTCCGGCAggtgcagcagcagcaggagcagctgCGGCAGCAGGAGCAGCACGTGCACCAG GAACATCTGAGCCTGGCCCAGCAGAGGCTGCAGCTGGATCGCGAGCTGGATCGCATCCAACAGGACCTGCCCTCCGGCCTTGTGGGGCTGCTCTCCAGGCTGCAGGGTCCAGCAGCCCCCAGCCTGAGCG CCGTTGGGACTCTTGCTACCACCAGCCCTCCGtgcagccagcccctggccaGCCTCGGCCCCTCACACCTCCATGCCAAGCTGGTGCTGCTGAGACACACGGCCGAGCAG GACCGAGACTTCTTGGAGAATGAACAGTTCTTTCTGGAGACTCTGAAGAAAGCGCCCTACAATATGACATCGCATTCAGCCTGA
- the FBF1 gene encoding fas-binding factor 1 isoform X7 encodes MKDMDDMDADLLGLKKSKPASSKTAAKGSGKEEKKKEELPVIPKPAGNEKGDAARTRKPAPSPGSFKHQSRNFSFEDVEDPLAGLLSDDEEGTAKQPPVTESKTASDKSPSTIRDQGPSIPLTPGDTPIRKKGELMFDDGDDIMATLGFGDSPEAERGQTGDQEGPRPARTKLDELLGRGTAAKLLARPGTGEHREIKPDRSYQRLQDKEDTWGIEDFTFGAYQPTVGSLEGRHSRRQSVSRFLPESSTDLKGDLGSRQSTPAVSSPIHPRKGGADWLGLKDDDFDLLPPSPTREAQRGGSALSTPSVPPPASQHSAPSRHSAPAGLPVLGAKPPAEGAASPSKASRASKLGTSEEREEEDWLSHALSRKKSQGLVREEQAGASRGSQPAGTQRPEQAAPEGTSGTTAQEVPPAGPDESRPPVTWKPATTAPSAGDPKREPAPGELSSTEPAVCFPSSQEPPGFSVPVQSLHPDPLPRSQMPGATCQRQVLAAQAPLQAELLQSQAQLAELEAQVRKLELERTQHTLLLDSLQQRHQADLELIESAHRSHVKVLETSYQQREERLRRENEELVARYLSHCQEAELARTELVAQHQRRLAAAAQEKDQEMERLRELQGASILEMRKDHEEQLQHLKLLKDREIDAVTSATSHTRSLNGVIEQMEKFSSSLNELSSRVEASHLTTSQEWELGVRQRDEQLRALQERLGRQQRDMEEERGRLQEVIAKMEARLGEQSRLLEQERWRVSAEQSKAESAQRSLEEQRKVLVQQTAMEREELERAKSALLEEQKSVMHKCGEERRRLATEWAEFFAQQKLSKERAEREAERALQADTQREGTLVSLAKEQAELKIRASELRAKEDQLAAEREALERERQELQLEKERVNAAALRVRLRAGEVEAMSKVASEKYEAGERALLEAHQVQSEHQARLRQVQQQQEQLRQQEQHVHQEHLSLAQQRLQLDRELDRIQQDLPSGLVGLLSRLQGPAAPSLSAVGTLATTSPPCSQPLASLGPSHLHAKLVLLRHTAEQDRDFLENEQFFLETLKKAPYNMTSHSA; translated from the exons ATGAAG GACATGGACGACATGGACGCCGACCTCTTGGGTCTGAAGAAGTCTAAACCAGCCTCTAGCAAAACAGCTGCAAAGGGttctggaaaagaagaaaaaaaaaaggaagagctgCCTGTTATTCCCAAGCCTGCTGGCAACGAGAAAG GAGATGCCGCTCGCACCAGGAAGCCAGCTCCCTCCCCCGGCAGCTTTAAGCATCAGTCCAGGAACTTTTCCTTTGAAG ATGTGGAAGACCCATTGGCAGGACTTCTCTCAGATGACGAGGAAGGAACTGCCAAGCAGCCGCCCGTGACAGAGAGTAAAACAGCTTCTGACAAGAGCCCCAGCACCATCAGGGACCAAG GTCCCTCTATTCCTCTAACTCCTGGTGACACCCCCATCCGAAAGAAAGGAGAACTGATGTTTGATGATGGGGACGACATCATGGCTACCCTGGGGTTTGGAGACAGCCCCGAAGCAGAGAGGGGGCAGACGGGAGACCA GGAAGGGCCCCGCCCCGCTCGTACCAAGCTAGATGAGCTGCTGGGTCGAGGCACTGCCGCCAAACTCCTGGCGCGCCCGGGCACCGGCGAGCACAGAGAGATCAAGCCGGACAGGAGTTACCAGAGGTTGCAGG ACAAAGAAGATACCTGGGGCATTGAAGACTTCACCTTTGGGGCCTATCAGCCCACCGTGGGCTCCTTAGAGGGCCGGCACTCCCGCCGGCAGTCGGTCAG TAGGTTCTTACCAGAAAGCAGCACAGACCTCAAGGGAGACCTGGGCTCCAGACAGAGCACTCCAGCCGTGTCCAGCCCCATCCACCCCAGAAAGGGAGGTGCCGACTGGTTGGGCCTTAAGGATGATGACTTTGACCTGCTCCCACCCTCTCCCACCAGAGAGGCCCAGAGGGGCGGCTCAGCACTTTCCACGCCCTCAGTGCCCCCTCCTGCCAGCCAGCACTCGGCCCCCAGCCGACACTCAGCCCCGGCTGGTCTGCCTGTCTTAGGGGCAAAGCCTCCTGCTGAGGGTGCAGCTTCCCCTTCCAAAGCCAGCCGGGCCTCCAAGCTGGGAACatcagaggagagagaggaggaggactGGCTGAGCCATGCCTTGTCTCGGAAGAAGTCCCAGGGCCTGGTCAGAGAGGAGCAGGCTGGGGCCTCCAGGGGCAG CCAACCTGCTGGCACCCAAAGGCCTGAGCAAGCAGCTCCTGAAGGGACCTCAGGAACAACAGCGCAGGAAGTGCCACCCGCTGGGCCTGACGAGTCCAG GCCTCCTGTGACTTGGAAGCCAGCCACTACGGCTCCCTCTGCAGGCGATCCAAAGAGAGAACCAGCCCCTGGAGAGCTGTCCAGCACCG AACCTGCCGTTTGTTTCCCAAGCTCCCAGGAACccccagggttttcagtgcctgtaCAG TCCCTGCACCCTGACCCCCTGCCAAGGAGCCAGATGCCTGGCGCGACGTGCCAGAGGCAGGTCCTAGCGGCACAGGCACCGCTTCAGGCAGAGCTGCTGCAGAGTCAGGCCCAGCTGGCTGAGCTGGAGGCCCAG GTGCGGAAGCTGGAGCTGGAGCGGACCCAGCACACGCTGCTGCTGGACAGCCTGCAGCAGCGACACCAGGCCGACCTGGAGCTCATCGAGAGTGCACACAG AAGCCACGTTAAGGTGCTCGAAACGTCATACCAGCAACGGGAAGAGCGGCTCCGGAGGGAGAATGAGGAGCTGGTGGCTCGATACCTGTCTCACTGCCAGGAAGCTGAGCTGGCCCGCACTGAACTGGTCGCCCAGCATCAGCGGCGCTTAGCAGCTGCGGCACAGGAGAAGGACCAGGAGATGGAGCGGCTGAGGGAGCTGCAGGG GGCATCCATCCTGGAGATGCGCAAGGACCATGAAGAGCAGCTGCAGCATCTGAAGCTGCTGAAGGACCGTGAGATTGATGCCGTCACGAGCGCCACCTCCCACACGCG GTCCCTGAATGGCGTCATCGAGCAGATGGAGAAGTTCTCCAGCAGCCTGAACGAGCTGTCCTCCCGCGTGGAGGCCTCGCACCTCACCACCTCCCAGGAGTGGGAGCTGGGGGTCCGGCAGCGTGATGAGCAGCTCCGAG CCCTGCAGGAGAGGCTGGGCCGGCAGCAGCGGGACATGGAGGAGGAACGGGGTCGGCTGCAGGAGGTCATCGCAAAGATGGAGGCACGCCTGGGTGAGCAGAGCCGGCTCCTGGAGCAG GAGCGATGGCGTGTGAGTGCCGAGCAGTCCAAGGCTGAGTCTGCGCAGCGCTCCCTGGAGGAGCAGAGGAAGGTCCTGGTGCAGCAGACAGCCATGGAGAGGGAGGAGCTGGAGCGAGCCAAG AGCGCCCTGCTGGAGGAGCAGAAGTCTGTCATGCACAAGTGTGGGGAGGAGCGGCGGCGCCTGGCCACCGAGTGGGCCGAGTTCTTCGCGCAGCAGAAGCTGAGTAAGGAGCGGGCAGAGCGCGAGGCTGAGCGGGCGCTGCAGGCGGACACCCAGCGGGAGGGCACCCTCGTCAGCCTGGCCAAG GAGCAGGCGGAGCTGAAGATCCGGGCCAGTGAGCTCCGGGCCAAGGAGGACCAGCTGGCAGCCGAGAGGGAGGCACTGGAGCGAGAGCGGCAGGAGCTGCAGCTGGAGAAGGAGCGAGTCAACGCGGCCGCCTTGCGTGTCCGGCTCCGCGCTGGGGAGGTGGAGGCCATGAGCAAG GTGGCCTCGGAAAAGTATGAGGCTGGGGAGCGGGCACTGCTCGAGGCCCACCAGGTACAGTCGGAGCACCAGGCACGGCTCCGGCAggtgcagcagcagcaggagcagctgCGGCAGCAGGAGCAGCACGTGCACCAG GAACATCTGAGCCTGGCCCAGCAGAGGCTGCAGCTGGATCGCGAGCTGGATCGCATCCAACAGGACCTGCCCTCCGGCCTTGTGGGGCTGCTCTCCAGGCTGCAGGGTCCAGCAGCCCCCAGCCTGAGCG CCGTTGGGACTCTTGCTACCACCAGCCCTCCGtgcagccagcccctggccaGCCTCGGCCCCTCACACCTCCATGCCAAGCTGGTGCTGCTGAGACACACGGCCGAGCAG GACCGAGACTTCTTGGAGAATGAACAGTTCTTTCTGGAGACTCTGAAGAAAGCGCCCTACAATATGACATCGCATTCAGCCTGA